One window of the Triticum dicoccoides isolate Atlit2015 ecotype Zavitan chromosome 3B, WEW_v2.0, whole genome shotgun sequence genome contains the following:
- the LOC119276294 gene encoding probable polygalacturonase encodes MLYVAPKWRCLLAVAAAIAAMLSAAGGAGAQETCSGAVPAPPKRGAWMSIASFGGAGDGRTLNTAAFAAAVSSIQRRRARGGALLYVPPGVWLTGPFSLTSYMTLFLARGAVIRATQDTSSWPLIDPLPSYGRGRELPGKRYISLIHGNGLQDVFITGENGTIDGQGSVWWDMWKKGTLPFTRPHLLELMDSSNTIVSNLVFQDSPFWNIHPVYCSNVVIRNLTILAPHDSPNTDGIDPDSSSNVCIEDCYISTGDDLIAIKSGWDEYGIAYGRPSSDITIRRITGSSPFAGFSVGSETSGGVENVLAEHLNFYSSGFGVHIKTNSGRGGFIRNITVSDVVLDNVRYGLRIAGDVGGHPDERYNHNALPIVDSLTIKNVQGQNVREAGLIKGIPNSAFSRICLSNIKLHGSAPVRPWKCAAVSGGALDVQPSPCTELTSTSGMSFCTNSL; translated from the exons ATGTTGTACGTGGCGCCAAAGTGGCGGTGCCTGCTAGCCGTGGCCGCGGCCATCGCCGCGATGCtgtcggcggcgggcggcgccggggcGCAGGAGACGTGCTCGGGTGCGGTGCCGGCGCCGCCCAAACGCGGGGCCTGGATGTCCATTGCGAGCTTCGGCGGCGCCGGCGACGGCCGGACGCTCAACACGGCGGCGTTCGCGGCCGCCGTCTCCAGCATCCAGCGCCGACGCGCgcggggcggggcgctgctctacGTGCCGCCCGGGGTGTGGCTCACGGGGCCCTTCAGCCTCACCTCATACATGACCCTCTTCCTCGCGCGAGGCGCCGTCATCCGCGCCACGCAG GACACATCTAGCTGGCCGCTGATCGACCCGCTGCCCTCATATGGGAGAGGGCGTGAGCTGCCCGGCAAGAGATACATCAGTTTGATCCATGGCAATGGGCTTCAGGATGTTTTCATTACAG GTGAGAATGGCACCATCGATGGCCAAGGTAGTGTGTGGTGGGACATGTGGAAGAAGGGTACATTGCCCTTCACAAGGCCCCATCTACTCGAGCTGATGGACTCGTCTAATACTATTGTCTCCAATTTGGTCTTCCAGGATTCGCCATTTTGGAACATCCATCCAGTGTATTGCAG CAATGTGGTGATCAGAAATTTGACTATACTGGCTccacatgactctcccaacactgaTGGAATTGATCCAG ATTCGAGCAGCAATGTGTGCATTGAGGATTGCTACATCTCGACGGGAGATGACCTGATCGCCATCAAGAGTGGATGGGATGAATATGGCATAGCCTACGGTCGGCCCAGCTCAGACATTACCATTAGGCGGATCACGGGCTCCTCACCTTTTGCTGGCTTTTCTGTCGGGAGTGAGACCTCTGGTGGTGTGGAGAATGTCCTGGCTGAGCATCTGAATTTCTACAGCTCAGGGTTTGGTGTTCACATCAAGACCAACTCCGGCAGGGGAGGGTTCATCCGAAACATCACCGTCTCCGACGTGGTCTTGGACAATGTCCGTTATGGTCTAAGGATTGCCGGTGATGTTGGAGGACATCCTGATGAGCGCTACAACCACAATGCGCTCCCAATAGTGGACAGCCTGACGATAAAGAATGTTCAAGGGCAGAACGTCAGGGAGGCTGGGCTGATCAAGGGCATTCCAAACTCGGCGTTCTCCCGGATCTGCCTGTCTAACATTAAGCTCCATGGCAGCGCACCAGTCCGCCCATGGAAATGCGCGGCTGTGAGTGGTGGTGCACTCGACGTGCAGCCCTCCCCGTGCACAGAATTGACTAGCACGTCCGGGATGAGCTTCTGTACAAATTCCCTCTGA